One window from the genome of Mastacembelus armatus chromosome 18, fMasArm1.2, whole genome shotgun sequence encodes:
- the nat16 gene encoding histidine N-acetyltransferase produces the protein MILVSVFSSLDQQDNLLKTCCFKMKIDTSLTMPQLTEALSQAGLQFTVATEEDFDEIMAMSQDIYGGLDYLPTRYTSWLQETNRTVILARKQGKVIALESVCVIDDGETMLVEGLRVAPQERGKGVAGVLLRFCSELVKSKYPEVKVSRLTRDDQLGPKDFQKYRIITKQGILLVRFRAEVVKLRLSELGLGEDIQSSLSTSSSKSPPVRLDQIAIHRLYLTTDLMQGVLPNATIIQDWQPFKPLPSNMAILLKKDIDWMVDDVSNPTVASLCTFPFRVPIGDNWYYLNIDMFGKDLDLARQQFLCHLQRHTATLKGHVMCQMFLDPPLWKPMAEFCHSTLNVELVKEYTEQCVVESDVV, from the exons TTGTTTCAAGATGAAGATTGATACCAGCCTGACTATGCCCCAGCTGACAGAGGCCTTGTCCCAAGCTGGCCTTCAGTTCACTGTGGCCACTGAGGAGGACTTTGATGAGATCATGGCTATGAGCCAGGATATCTATGGAGGCCTTGACTACCTGCCAACCAGGTACACCAGCTGGCTTCAGGAGACTAACCGCACAGTCATACTGGCCCGCAAACAGGGAAAGGTG ATTGCCctggagtcagtgtgtgtgattgatgATGGGGAGACTATGCTGGTGGAAGGTCTTCGTGTTGCCCCTCAGGAAAGGGGTAAAGGTGTGGCGGGAGTTCTGCTGCGCTTTTGCTCTGAGCTTGTCAAATCAAAGTACCCAGAAGTCAAAGTAAGTCGCCTGACCCGTGATGATCAACTTGGACCCAAGGACTTCCAGAAGTATCGCATCATAACCAAGCAG GGTATTCTGCTGGTGCGCTTCAGGGCAGAAGTCGTCAAACTCCGTCTGTCAGAGCTTGGGCTGGGTGAAGATATTCAATCCTCTTTGTCCACTTCTTCCTCCAAGTCTCCTCCAGTGCGTCTTGACCAAATAGCCATCCACCGACTGTATCTAACCACTGACCTGATGCAGGGTGTCCTTCCTAATGCCACCATCATTCAAGACTGGCAGCCATTCAAGCCTTTGCCCAGTAACATGGCCATCCTATTGAAGAAGGACATTGACTGGATGGTGGATGATGTGTCCAATCCAACTGTGGCCAGCCTCTGTACCTTCCCTTTCAGGGTGCCCATTGGAGACAACTG GTATTACCTGAACATTGACATGTTCGGTAAAGACCTGGATCTGGCTCGGCAACAGTTCTTGTGCCACCTGCAACGCCACACAGCCACCCTGAAGGGTCATGTGATGTGCCAGATGTTCCTGGACCCACCTCTCTGGAAGCCCATGGCTGAATTCTGCCACAGCACCTTGAATGTGGAGCTGGTGAAGGAGTACACTGAGCAATGCGTGGTGGAGTCAGATGTTGTGTAG